One segment of Balaenoptera ricei isolate mBalRic1 chromosome 8, mBalRic1.hap2, whole genome shotgun sequence DNA contains the following:
- the LOC132369917 gene encoding guanine nucleotide exchange factor subunit RIC1-like yields MHPSTIHPPIHASNHPSIHPSMHPPIHPSIHPCIHPPIYTPIHYPSSIHPPIHPPIHPSMHPSTHLYTHPLPIQHPSTHPCIQPSIHPSIHASTYPSMHPSIHPCIHPPIHASIHPSIHPCIHPSIHPSIHPCIHPSIHPSIHPCIHPSIHPSIHASMHPSIHPSIHPSMHPPTHPCIHASIHPSIHASTHPSMHPPTHPCIHPCIHPSMHPSTHLYTHPLPIQHPSTHPCIHPS; encoded by the coding sequence atgcatccatccaccatccatccacccatccatgcatccaaccacccatccatccacccatccatgcatccacccatccatccatccatccatccatgcatccatccacccatctatacACCCATCCACTACCCATCcagcatccatccacccatccatccacccatccatccatccatgcatccatccacccatctatacACCCATCCACTACCCATCcagcatccatccacccatccatgcatccaaccatccatccatccatccatccatgcatccacctacccatccatgcatccatccatccatccatgcatccacccacccatccatgcatccatccatccatccatccatccatgcatccatccatctatccatccatccatccatccatgcatccatccatccatccatccatccatccatccatgcatccatccatccatccatccatccatccatgcatccatgcatccatccatccatccatccatccatccatccatgcatccacccacccatccatgcatccatgcatccatccatccatccatccatgcatccacccacccatccatgcatccacccacccatccatgcatccatccatgcatccatccatccatgcatccatccacccatctatacACCCATCCACTACCCATCcagcatccatccacccatccatgcatccacccatcc